The Streptomyces luteogriseus genome includes a window with the following:
- a CDS encoding CsbD family protein, translating into MAGDQKGKAKAEQAKGKAKETIGRAVGNERLTAEGRAEQSKGDARQAKEKTKDVFKH; encoded by the coding sequence GTGGCTGGAGACCAGAAGGGCAAGGCCAAGGCCGAGCAGGCCAAGGGCAAGGCCAAGGAGACGATCGGCCGCGCGGTGGGCAACGAGCGCCTGACGGCCGAGGGCCGGGCCGAGCAGTCGAAGGGCGACGCCCGGCAGGCCAAGGAGAAGACCAAGGACGTCTTCAAGCACTGA
- a CDS encoding RICIN domain-containing protein, whose amino-acid sequence MSSRHRLARTALAITVPLALGAGLVTVPPAAAAADPPASAVTVRIDPSYRQQEFEGWGTSLVWFANITGRYPEPIRQKLADMLFGEDGLRLNIARYNIGGGNAPDVRKDYMKTGATMDGFWKAPAGTTREDTDWWNPDDPGHWDWSADAGQRWWVDRVKDKVTRWEAFSNSPPWFQTVSGYVSGGFDANTDQIRADRVDDFATYLVKVTDRLEKKHRIRFDTIAPLNEPNTNYWGTQIGPDGQPTGGRQEGAHAGPELQQKVVLALHRALKKARTGATISAMDETNPSTFVRNWNAYDSSARAAVDQLNVHTYGTGMRTSARDSAKAADKPFWMSEVEGTWGTGTDFTGMEPGLGIATRVVEDMRELEPSAWVLWQPVEDSIPQAQAGKNWGGIHIPFNCTAKDTLETCPVKANTKFDTLRNFTHHIRPGDHFVKADDPSSVAAVRKSGRGATVVHVNNGTTPRAVTLDLSKFRRVAPGATVTPVVTSASGALVRTAPVRVEDGSATVTVPAKSVTTLLVDGVSGTAKDAALVQPGHIYRLQGAQSGKSLAPAAEADGVVVRTSDPSAKSQLWSVKQLTRGKGNRERYALVNAADGRRLAVRDNEAVLEDGDTPAAQWIMSTTGDGTWTFVNAATGRLLDVVNQSTADGARVSAFLPTSNANQRWGVTDETVLRTRPAAAFTVPGRVPDLPGTVTPVFRDGARGALPVEWALPPESRWRKPGTVRVQGRATDALGRTVPAEAVVTVDTIASTLPARAKTYTGGRPDLPATVTGVGRQGGAADLPVTWDSVPEGAFGDAGVVILRGTARVPGGATAAATVRVQVTAPKETNSARDEGVTVGATYTESGYSAEGLRNGTTSEKAWSNWKSGTKNPSDTITLTLPEARDLTRVVTHFHRDGTNVSFAESLKVQVRGTDGTWSDASDQVAVGTEGTPVTDVPVRATGPVTGVRVAMTARPGGYITLGEIEVFAKAPGASADAAAASIAVDGTPLSGFEPDRTDYRVAVDRPDRAEITATARDPYAKVTVRRDTTEGKKAHIVSVTSEDGAQAREYRVELTRR is encoded by the coding sequence ATGTCCAGCAGACATCGCCTCGCCCGGACGGCACTGGCGATCACCGTCCCCCTGGCACTCGGCGCGGGTCTCGTGACCGTGCCTCCCGCCGCCGCTGCCGCAGATCCGCCCGCGAGTGCGGTGACGGTACGGATCGACCCGTCCTACCGGCAGCAGGAGTTCGAAGGGTGGGGGACCAGCCTGGTCTGGTTCGCCAACATCACCGGCCGCTACCCCGAACCCATCCGGCAGAAGCTCGCCGACATGCTCTTCGGCGAGGACGGGCTCCGCCTCAACATCGCGCGCTACAACATCGGCGGCGGCAACGCCCCCGACGTCCGCAAGGACTACATGAAGACCGGCGCGACGATGGACGGCTTCTGGAAGGCGCCCGCGGGCACCACCAGGGAGGACACCGACTGGTGGAACCCGGACGACCCCGGGCACTGGGACTGGTCCGCCGACGCCGGCCAGCGCTGGTGGGTGGACCGTGTCAAGGACAAGGTGACCCGCTGGGAGGCGTTCAGCAACTCGCCGCCCTGGTTCCAGACCGTCAGCGGCTACGTCTCCGGTGGCTTCGACGCCAACACGGACCAGATACGGGCGGACCGCGTCGACGACTTCGCCACCTACCTGGTCAAGGTCACCGACCGGCTGGAGAAGAAGCACCGCATCAGGTTCGACACCATCGCCCCGCTCAACGAGCCCAACACCAACTACTGGGGCACCCAGATCGGCCCCGACGGACAGCCCACCGGCGGCCGCCAGGAGGGTGCGCACGCCGGACCCGAACTTCAGCAGAAGGTCGTCCTGGCCCTGCACCGCGCACTGAAGAAGGCACGGACCGGCGCCACCATCTCCGCGATGGACGAGACCAACCCCAGCACCTTCGTCCGCAACTGGAACGCCTACGACAGTTCCGCCCGGGCCGCCGTCGACCAGCTCAACGTGCACACCTACGGCACCGGCATGCGCACCAGCGCCCGCGACAGCGCCAAGGCGGCGGACAAGCCGTTCTGGATGAGCGAGGTCGAGGGCACCTGGGGGACCGGCACCGACTTCACCGGCATGGAACCGGGGCTCGGCATCGCCACCCGGGTCGTCGAGGACATGCGTGAACTGGAGCCGTCCGCCTGGGTGTTGTGGCAGCCGGTCGAGGACTCCATCCCCCAGGCGCAGGCCGGCAAGAACTGGGGCGGCATCCACATCCCGTTCAACTGCACGGCGAAGGACACCCTGGAGACCTGCCCGGTCAAGGCCAACACCAAGTTCGACACCCTGCGCAACTTCACCCACCACATCCGCCCCGGCGACCACTTCGTCAAGGCCGACGACCCTTCCAGTGTCGCCGCCGTGCGCAAGTCCGGCCGCGGTGCGACGGTGGTGCACGTCAACAACGGCACGACCCCGCGCGCGGTGACCCTGGACCTCTCGAAGTTCCGCCGGGTCGCCCCCGGCGCCACCGTGACCCCCGTCGTGACCAGCGCCTCCGGCGCACTCGTCCGCACAGCGCCCGTCAGGGTCGAGGACGGCTCGGCCACCGTGACCGTCCCGGCGAAGTCGGTCACCACGCTCCTCGTCGACGGCGTCTCCGGCACCGCGAAGGACGCCGCGCTCGTCCAGCCCGGTCACATCTACCGTCTCCAGGGCGCCCAGAGCGGCAAGTCCCTGGCCCCGGCCGCCGAGGCCGACGGCGTCGTCGTCCGTACGTCCGATCCTTCCGCCAAGTCCCAGCTGTGGAGCGTGAAGCAGCTGACCCGCGGCAAGGGCAACCGCGAGCGTTACGCCCTCGTCAACGCGGCCGACGGCAGGCGCCTGGCCGTACGCGACAACGAGGCCGTACTCGAGGACGGGGACACACCGGCCGCACAGTGGATCATGTCCACCACCGGCGACGGCACCTGGACCTTCGTCAACGCCGCGACGGGCCGCCTCCTCGACGTCGTCAACCAGTCGACGGCGGACGGCGCCCGCGTGTCGGCCTTCCTCCCGACCTCCAACGCGAACCAGCGCTGGGGAGTGACCGACGAGACGGTCCTGCGGACACGACCCGCGGCAGCGTTCACCGTCCCCGGGCGCGTCCCCGACCTGCCCGGCACCGTGACGCCCGTCTTCCGTGACGGCGCCCGGGGCGCGCTCCCGGTCGAGTGGGCGCTGCCCCCCGAGTCGCGCTGGCGCAAGCCCGGTACGGTTCGTGTGCAGGGCAGGGCCACCGACGCCCTCGGCCGGACCGTCCCGGCCGAGGCGGTCGTCACCGTGGACACCATCGCCTCGACCCTCCCGGCCCGCGCCAAGACCTACACCGGCGGACGGCCCGACCTGCCCGCCACGGTCACCGGCGTGGGACGGCAGGGCGGGGCGGCCGACCTCCCGGTCACCTGGGACTCCGTACCCGAAGGCGCGTTCGGCGACGCCGGCGTGGTGATCCTGCGCGGAACGGCCCGGGTGCCCGGCGGAGCAACGGCCGCGGCGACCGTACGCGTCCAGGTCACCGCGCCGAAGGAGACCAACTCGGCGCGCGACGAGGGCGTCACGGTCGGCGCGACCTACACCGAGAGCGGCTACTCCGCCGAGGGCCTGCGCAACGGCACCACGTCCGAGAAGGCCTGGTCGAACTGGAAGTCCGGCACGAAGAACCCGTCCGACACCATCACCCTCACACTGCCGGAGGCACGCGATCTGACCCGGGTCGTGACCCACTTCCACCGTGACGGGACCAACGTCAGCTTCGCGGAGTCCCTCAAGGTGCAGGTGCGTGGCACCGACGGCACCTGGTCCGACGCGAGCGACCAGGTCGCCGTCGGCACCGAGGGAACGCCCGTGACCGACGTCCCGGTGCGTGCGACCGGTCCGGTGACGGGGGTGCGCGTGGCGATGACGGCCCGCCCGGGCGGCTACATCACCCTCGGGGAGATCGAGGTCTTCGCCAAGGCGCCGGGCGCTTCCGCCGACGCGGCGGCCGCGTCGATCGCGGTGGACGGCACGCCCCTGAGCGGCTTCGAGCCGGACCGGACGGACTACCGGGTGGCGGTCGACCGCCCGGACCGTGCCGAGATCACCGCCACAGCGCGCGACCCCTACGCGAAGGTGACGGTCCGGCGGGACACGACCGAGGGCAAGAAGGCCCACATCGTCTCCGTGACCAGCGAAGACGGCGCACAGGCACGGGAGTACAGGGTCGAGCTGACCCGCCGGTGA
- a CDS encoding glyceraldehyde-3-phosphate dehydrogenase has protein sequence MTVNDDSFTNWKIREEIAESMIPIIGKLHREQDVTVLLHSRSLVNKSVVSILKTHRFARQIAGAELSVTETLPFLQTLAELDLGPSQIDIGMLAATYREDDRGLSVAEFTAEAVAGATGANKIERREGRDVVLYGFGRIGRLVARLLIEKSGSGNGLRLRAIVVRGGGEQDIVKRASLLRRDSIHGQFQGTITVDEANSTIVANGNAIKVIYANDPSEVDYTAYGIKDAILIDNTGKWRDREGLSQHLRPGIDKVVLTAPGKGDVPNIVHGVNHDTIKPDEQILSCASCTTNAIVPPLKAMDDEFGVQRGHVETVHSFTNDQNLLDNYHKADRRGRSAPLNMVITETGAASAVAKALPDLKAPITGSSIRVPVPDVSIAILSLRLGRETTREEVLDHLRDVSLTSPLKRQIDFTTAPDAVSSDFIGSRHASIVDAGATKVDGDNAILYLWYDNEFGYSCQVIRVVQHVSGVEYPTYPAPAV, from the coding sequence GTGACTGTCAACGACGACTCGTTCACCAACTGGAAGATCCGCGAGGAGATCGCGGAGTCGATGATCCCGATCATCGGGAAGCTGCACCGTGAGCAGGACGTGACGGTCCTGCTGCACAGCCGCTCCCTGGTGAACAAGTCGGTGGTGAGCATCCTCAAGACCCACCGTTTCGCCCGGCAGATCGCCGGTGCGGAGCTCTCGGTCACCGAGACGCTGCCGTTCCTGCAGACCCTCGCCGAACTCGACCTGGGTCCGTCCCAGATCGACATCGGCATGCTCGCCGCGACGTACCGTGAGGACGACCGCGGGCTGTCGGTCGCGGAGTTCACCGCCGAGGCCGTCGCCGGTGCCACGGGCGCCAACAAGATCGAGCGCCGTGAGGGCCGGGACGTCGTCCTCTACGGCTTCGGCCGCATCGGCCGGCTCGTGGCCCGTCTGCTCATCGAGAAGTCCGGCTCGGGCAACGGCCTGCGGCTGCGGGCCATCGTCGTGCGCGGGGGTGGCGAGCAGGACATCGTCAAGCGCGCCTCGCTGCTGCGCCGCGACTCGATCCACGGCCAGTTCCAAGGCACGATCACCGTCGACGAGGCGAACAGCACGATCGTCGCCAACGGCAACGCCATCAAGGTGATCTACGCCAACGACCCGTCCGAGGTCGACTACACGGCGTACGGCATCAAGGACGCCATCCTCATCGACAACACCGGCAAGTGGCGCGACCGCGAGGGCCTGTCCCAGCACCTGCGCCCCGGTATCGACAAGGTCGTGCTGACCGCGCCCGGCAAGGGCGACGTCCCCAACATCGTGCACGGCGTCAACCACGACACGATCAAGCCGGACGAGCAGATCCTGTCCTGCGCGTCCTGCACCACGAACGCGATCGTGCCGCCGCTGAAGGCGATGGACGACGAGTTCGGGGTCCAGCGCGGCCACGTCGAGACGGTTCACTCGTTCACGAACGACCAGAACCTGCTGGACAACTACCACAAGGCCGACCGCCGCGGCCGGTCCGCGCCGCTCAACATGGTCATCACCGAGACCGGTGCCGCCTCCGCCGTCGCCAAGGCGCTGCCCGACCTCAAGGCGCCGATCACCGGCAGCTCGATCCGCGTCCCGGTCCCGGACGTCTCGATCGCGATCCTCAGCCTGCGGCTCGGCCGCGAGACCACCCGCGAGGAGGTCCTCGACCACCTCCGCGATGTCTCCCTGACCTCGCCGCTCAAGCGCCAGATCGACTTCACCACGGCTCCCGACGCGGTCTCCAGCGACTTCATCGGCTCGCGACACGCCTCGATCGTCGACGCCGGCGCCACCAAGGTCGACGGCGACAACGCGATCCTCTACCTGTGGTACGACAACGAGTTCGGCTACTCGTGCCAGGTCATCCGCGTCGTGCAGCACGTCTCCGGCGTGGAGTACCCGACGTACCCGGCCCCGGCGGTCTGA
- a CDS encoding Fur family transcriptional regulator: MTASGNPTTAEELRGAGLRVTAARVALLEAVRDGDHLGAESIASEVRGRVGHISVQAVYEGLHALTAAGLIRRLDPPGSPALYEGRVGDNHHHLVCRSCGAVADVDCAVGHAPCLTASDDRGFAVDEAEVIYWGLCPACSTAGST; this comes from the coding sequence ATGACCGCATCCGGGAACCCGACCACAGCCGAGGAGCTGCGCGGCGCCGGCCTGAGGGTGACGGCCGCCCGCGTCGCGCTGCTCGAGGCCGTGCGGGACGGTGACCACCTCGGCGCCGAGTCGATCGCCTCCGAGGTGCGCGGCCGTGTGGGCCACATCTCCGTCCAGGCCGTCTACGAGGGGCTGCACGCACTCACCGCGGCGGGACTCATACGCCGCCTCGACCCACCCGGCAGCCCGGCCCTCTACGAGGGGCGGGTCGGCGACAACCACCACCACCTCGTGTGCCGGTCGTGCGGAGCCGTCGCCGACGTCGACTGCGCGGTCGGTCACGCCCCCTGCCTGACCGCGTCCGACGACCGCGGCTTCGCCGTCGACGAGGCCGAGGTCATCTACTGGGGTCTGTGCCCCGCCTGCTCCACCGCCGGCAGTACCTGA
- the katG gene encoding catalase/peroxidase HPI: MTENHDAIVTDSKSEETGGGCPVAHGRALHPTQGGGNRQWWPERLNLKILAKNPEVANPLGEDFDYAAAFQALDLAAVKRDIAEVLTTSQDWWPADFGNYGPLMVRMAWHSAGTYRISDGRGGAGAGQQRFAPLNSWPDNGNLDKARRLLWPVKKKYGQSISWADLMILTGNVALEQMGFETFGFAGGRADVWEPEEDVYWGPETTWLDDKRYTGDRELENPLGAVQMGLIYVNPEGPNGNPDPLAAARDIRETFRRMAMNDEETVALIAGGHTFGKTHGAGPADNVGADPEAASMEEQGLGWRSTYGTGKGGDAITSGLEVTWTSTPTQWSNGFFKNLFEFEYELEQSPAGANQWVAKDAPEIVPDAHDSSKKHRPKMLTTDLALRFDPIYEPISRRFYENPQEFADAFARAWFKLTHRDMGPKSLYLGPEVPAETLVWQDPLPEAQGEAIDDGDIATLKTKLLESGLSVSQLVSTAWASASTFRGSDKRGGANGARIRLEPQRGWEVNEPDELAQVLRVLEGIQQEFNSGAKKVSLADLIVLGGTAAVEKAAKEAGFQVEVPFTAGRVDATEEHTDAESFEALEPTADGFRNYHGKGNRLPAEFLLLDRANLLTLSAPEMTVLVGGLRVLGANHQQSQLGALTKTPGSLTNDFFVNLLDLGIEWKSTSEDQTTFEGRDAATGEVKWAGSRADLVFGSNSELRALAEVYASDDAKEKFVNDFVAAWVKVMNLDRFDLV; the protein is encoded by the coding sequence ATGACTGAGAACCACGACGCGATCGTCACCGACTCCAAGTCGGAGGAGACGGGAGGCGGTTGCCCCGTGGCCCACGGCCGCGCCCTGCACCCGACCCAGGGCGGTGGCAACCGCCAGTGGTGGCCCGAGCGGCTCAACCTGAAGATCCTCGCCAAGAACCCCGAGGTGGCCAACCCCCTCGGTGAGGACTTCGACTACGCCGCCGCGTTCCAGGCCCTCGACCTGGCGGCCGTGAAACGCGACATCGCCGAGGTGCTCACCACCTCGCAGGACTGGTGGCCGGCCGACTTCGGCAACTACGGCCCGCTGATGGTCCGTATGGCCTGGCACAGCGCGGGCACCTACCGCATCAGCGACGGCCGCGGCGGCGCCGGTGCCGGCCAGCAGCGCTTCGCCCCGCTCAACAGCTGGCCGGACAACGGCAACCTCGACAAGGCCCGCCGCCTGCTGTGGCCCGTGAAGAAGAAGTACGGCCAGAGCATCTCCTGGGCCGACCTCATGATCCTCACCGGCAACGTCGCCCTGGAGCAGATGGGCTTCGAGACCTTCGGCTTCGCCGGCGGCCGCGCGGACGTCTGGGAGCCCGAGGAGGACGTGTACTGGGGCCCCGAGACCACCTGGCTCGACGACAAGCGCTACACGGGTGACCGTGAGCTGGAGAACCCGCTCGGCGCCGTCCAGATGGGCCTCATCTACGTCAACCCCGAGGGCCCCAACGGCAACCCGGACCCGCTCGCCGCGGCCCGCGACATCCGCGAGACGTTCCGCCGCATGGCGATGAACGACGAGGAGACCGTCGCGCTGATCGCCGGCGGCCACACCTTCGGCAAGACCCACGGAGCGGGCCCGGCCGACAACGTCGGCGCCGACCCCGAGGCCGCCTCCATGGAGGAGCAGGGCCTGGGCTGGCGCAGCACCTACGGCACGGGCAAGGGCGGCGACGCCATCACCTCCGGCCTCGAGGTCACCTGGACCAGCACGCCCACCCAGTGGAGCAACGGCTTCTTCAAGAACCTCTTCGAGTTCGAGTACGAGCTCGAGCAGAGCCCGGCCGGCGCCAACCAGTGGGTGGCCAAGGACGCCCCGGAGATCGTCCCGGACGCGCACGACTCCTCGAAGAAGCACCGTCCGAAGATGCTCACCACGGACCTGGCGCTGCGCTTCGACCCGATCTACGAGCCCATCTCCCGCCGGTTCTACGAGAACCCGCAGGAGTTCGCGGACGCCTTCGCCCGCGCCTGGTTCAAGCTGACCCACCGTGACATGGGCCCGAAGTCGCTGTACCTCGGCCCGGAGGTCCCGGCCGAGACCCTGGTGTGGCAGGACCCGCTGCCCGAGGCCCAGGGCGAGGCCATCGACGACGGCGACATCGCGACCCTCAAGACCAAGCTCCTCGAGTCGGGCCTGTCCGTCTCGCAGCTGGTGTCCACGGCGTGGGCCTCGGCGTCCACCTTCCGCGGCAGCGACAAGCGCGGCGGTGCCAACGGCGCCCGTATCCGCCTCGAGCCGCAGCGCGGCTGGGAGGTCAACGAGCCCGACGAGCTGGCGCAGGTCCTGCGGGTCCTGGAAGGCATCCAGCAGGAGTTCAACTCCGGCGCCAAGAAGGTCTCCCTGGCCGACCTGATCGTCCTCGGCGGCACCGCCGCCGTCGAGAAGGCCGCCAAGGAAGCCGGCTTCCAGGTGGAGGTCCCCTTCACCGCGGGCCGTGTGGACGCGACGGAGGAGCACACCGACGCCGAGTCGTTCGAGGCGCTCGAGCCGACCGCCGACGGGTTCCGCAACTACCACGGCAAGGGCAACCGCCTGCCGGCCGAGTTCCTGCTCCTGGACCGCGCGAACCTGCTCACCCTGAGCGCCCCCGAGATGACCGTCCTGGTCGGTGGCCTGCGCGTACTGGGCGCCAACCACCAGCAGTCCCAGCTCGGCGCCCTCACCAAGACGCCCGGCTCGCTGACCAACGACTTCTTCGTCAACCTGCTCGACCTGGGCATCGAGTGGAAGTCGACGTCCGAGGACCAGACCACGTTCGAGGGCCGTGACGCCGCCACGGGCGAGGTCAAGTGGGCCGGCTCCCGTGCCGACCTGGTCTTCGGCTCGAACTCCGAGCTGCGCGCCCTCGCCGAGGTCTACGCGAGCGACGACGCGAAGGAGAAGTTCGTCAACGACTTCGTCGCGGCGTGGGTCAAGGTCATGAACCTGGACCGGTTCGACCTGGTCTGA
- a CDS encoding carbonic anhydrase — protein MNSHATSHRGTGPEPHPFAGARPTTDGTARRTLLRTALTGAATLGAGLGATGTATAAPTTPGPAAPRPGTPDEALRELAAGNRRWRTYRERHPHENPAVRRTLATSQHPFALVLGCIDSRVPPELVFDQGLGDLMTVRTAGEVLDEAVLGSVAYGVLELAIPLVVVLGHQSCGAVRAAVAAEQSGERLPAHMQYLVDQIGPAIDHGQEGDARIDATVSANVRLVRSRLAAEPELAARIGTGRLAIVGARYELTTQAVNRLA, from the coding sequence GTGAACTCACATGCCACCTCCCACAGAGGCACCGGCCCCGAACCGCACCCCTTCGCCGGTGCACGGCCGACCACCGACGGCACCGCCCGCCGCACCCTGCTGCGCACCGCGCTGACCGGGGCCGCGACCCTCGGCGCGGGCCTCGGTGCCACCGGCACGGCCACCGCCGCCCCCACCACTCCCGGCCCCGCGGCGCCGCGACCCGGCACCCCGGACGAGGCCCTGAGGGAGCTGGCCGCGGGCAACCGCCGCTGGCGCACCTACCGGGAACGCCACCCGCACGAGAACCCCGCCGTCCGGCGGACGCTGGCCACCTCCCAGCACCCCTTCGCGCTCGTGCTCGGCTGCATCGACTCGCGCGTGCCCCCGGAGCTGGTCTTCGACCAGGGCCTGGGGGACCTGATGACCGTGCGCACCGCCGGTGAGGTGCTGGACGAAGCCGTGCTCGGCAGCGTCGCCTACGGCGTCCTGGAACTCGCCATACCGCTGGTCGTCGTCCTCGGCCACCAGTCGTGCGGCGCGGTGCGGGCCGCCGTGGCGGCGGAGCAGTCGGGGGAGCGCCTGCCCGCCCACATGCAGTACCTGGTCGACCAGATAGGCCCGGCCATAGACCACGGCCAGGAGGGTGACGCCAGGATCGACGCGACCGTGAGCGCCAACGTCCGGCTCGTACGCTCCCGGCTGGCCGCGGAACCCGAACTCGCCGCCAGGATCGGCACCGGCAGGCTGGCGATCGTCGGTGCCCGCTACGAACTGACGACCCAGGCCGTGAACCGCCTCGCCTGA
- a CDS encoding Tat pathway signal sequence domain protein, whose amino-acid sequence MTGRQGPALSRRSLIGAGLGISAAALTAAGTGQALAAGSAGARPSSGPARGHAFLAAAMDAYPDQGRIRLTQSYTDQAGLFSTAFTYDNALAILAHLAARTPAGLARAKALGDALLYAQDHDPTHDDGRLRQAYNTGPYTFYDGSLQPDGFVRADGTANVGTQFGFTGTAVGDMAWAGIALSALARRTGARRFLTGAVRIGAWIERTGRTDEPLGGYKFGVDGANQRLPFTSTEHNTDLVCLFGRLALLTGDRVWRERRARAEAFVKRMWEPSGGFFHTGTNDGVTVNKSPIPEDTQTWTHLALESRRHSRSLDWAVTELAVLDHSGRTNSTVPAGQSYEGVTFSSVSLLANEDAPIADGQPKPDRNGVWFEGTAHLALALRDRGARGDETRARRLLASIEQAQALLGGTQTVGGKALPERSGVVSASSPLDTGFGFGYYPYRHTGATAWYLMAAARFNPLRV is encoded by the coding sequence ATGACTGGCAGACAAGGCCCGGCCCTCAGCCGGCGTTCGCTCATCGGTGCCGGACTCGGCATCAGTGCCGCGGCGCTCACCGCCGCAGGCACGGGCCAGGCCCTCGCAGCCGGCTCCGCCGGTGCGCGCCCCTCCTCGGGCCCGGCCCGGGGGCACGCCTTCCTCGCCGCCGCCATGGACGCCTACCCCGACCAGGGCCGCATCCGCCTGACACAGAGCTACACCGACCAGGCCGGACTGTTCAGCACCGCGTTCACCTATGACAACGCCCTCGCGATCCTGGCCCACCTCGCGGCCCGGACCCCGGCCGGTCTGGCCCGGGCCAAGGCCCTGGGCGACGCCCTGCTCTACGCCCAGGACCACGACCCCACCCACGACGACGGCAGGCTCCGGCAGGCCTACAACACCGGGCCGTACACCTTCTACGACGGCTCGCTCCAGCCCGACGGCTTCGTACGGGCGGACGGCACCGCCAACGTCGGGACCCAGTTCGGCTTCACCGGCACGGCCGTGGGCGACATGGCCTGGGCGGGCATCGCGCTCAGCGCCCTCGCCCGCCGCACCGGGGCGCGCCGCTTCCTCACCGGGGCTGTCCGGATCGGCGCGTGGATCGAGCGGACCGGCCGGACCGACGAGCCGCTCGGCGGCTACAAGTTCGGGGTCGACGGGGCGAACCAGAGGCTGCCGTTCACCTCGACCGAGCACAACACCGACCTGGTCTGTCTTTTCGGGCGGCTCGCCCTGCTCACCGGCGACCGGGTGTGGCGGGAGCGGCGAGCCCGGGCCGAGGCGTTCGTGAAGCGGATGTGGGAGCCGTCGGGGGGCTTCTTCCACACCGGCACGAACGACGGCGTGACGGTCAACAAGTCCCCGATTCCCGAAGACACGCAGACCTGGACGCACCTCGCGCTGGAGTCACGCCGCCACTCCCGCTCCCTGGACTGGGCGGTGACGGAGCTGGCCGTCCTGGATCACTCCGGGCGCACCAACAGTACGGTGCCCGCGGGGCAGTCGTACGAAGGCGTCACGTTCAGCTCGGTGAGCCTGCTCGCGAACGAGGACGCGCCGATCGCCGACGGCCAGCCCAAGCCCGACCGCAACGGCGTGTGGTTCGAGGGGACGGCACATCTCGCGCTCGCCCTGCGCGACCGCGGGGCCCGCGGTGACGAGACACGCGCACGGCGACTGCTCGCCTCGATCGAGCAGGCCCAGGCCCTGCTGGGCGGCACACAGACCGTCGGAGGCAAGGCACTGCCCGAGCGCAGCGGGGTGGTGTCCGCGAGCAGTCCGCTGGACACGGGGTTCGGCTTCGGCTATTACCCCTACCGGCACACCGGGGCGACCGCCTGGTACTTGATGGCCGCGGCCCGCTTCAATCCGCTCCGGGTGTGA